The following proteins are encoded in a genomic region of Chaetodon auriga isolate fChaAug3 chromosome 8, fChaAug3.hap1, whole genome shotgun sequence:
- the rps27.2 gene encoding 40S ribosomal protein S27.2 isoform X2 produces MPLAKDLLHPSPEEEKRRHKKKRLVQCPNSYFMDVKCPGCYKITTVFSHAQTVVLCVGCSTVLCQPTGGKARLTEGCSFRRKQH; encoded by the exons ATGCCA ctcgCAAAGGATCTGTTGCATCCGAGCCCCGAGGAGGAAAAGCGGAGACACAAGAAAAAACGACTCGTCCAGTGTCCCAATTCCTATTTCATGGATGTCAAATGTCCAG GTTGTTATAAGATCACCACAGTGTTCAGTCACGCTCAGACTGTGGTGCTGTGTGTCGGCTGTTCCACCGTCCTCTGCCAGCCCACAGGAGGGAAAGCTCGCCTTACAGAAG GATGCTCattcaggaggaaacagcactaG
- the rps27.2 gene encoding 40S ribosomal protein S27.2 isoform X1, translating into MLSVIFFQLAKDLLHPSPEEEKRRHKKKRLVQCPNSYFMDVKCPGCYKITTVFSHAQTVVLCVGCSTVLCQPTGGKARLTEGCSFRRKQH; encoded by the exons ATGTTGTCggtgattttctttcagctcgCAAAGGATCTGTTGCATCCGAGCCCCGAGGAGGAAAAGCGGAGACACAAGAAAAAACGACTCGTCCAGTGTCCCAATTCCTATTTCATGGATGTCAAATGTCCAG GTTGTTATAAGATCACCACAGTGTTCAGTCACGCTCAGACTGTGGTGCTGTGTGTCGGCTGTTCCACCGTCCTCTGCCAGCCCACAGGAGGGAAAGCTCGCCTTACAGAAG GATGCTCattcaggaggaaacagcactaG